From Leifsonia sp. fls2-241-R2A-40a, one genomic window encodes:
- a CDS encoding MFS transporter, producing the protein MTPLIDGPAKMSSARIRLALLALALGGFGIGSTEFVAMGLLPNIAHDLLPQVYAASPTDANAQAGWIISAYALGVVVGAPTIAAFAARWPRKKLLLWLLVAFTVGTVASAVAPTFQLVMLARFVSALPHGAYFGIASLVAASLMGPGKRGRGVAFVLSGLTIANVIGVPTITWIGQHNGWRIAYLVVAAIFALTFVAVAFLVPWQSGDAKATVKNELRAFTRLQVWLALLIGAVGFGGFFAVYTYIAPISTTITGLPEGAVPLVLILAGLGMTVGNIIGGRAADHSVPRSMLLFFAILLVGLAALWLTASTLVGLLVSVFVVSGACSALSPTIQTRLMDVAHDSQSIAAALNHSALNIANAAGAFFGGLTIAAGLGYLSPVVVGGLLAIGGILLALISFGIDRSRARRGVDTGVVHAQRPEPVSVD; encoded by the coding sequence GTGACCCCGCTTATCGACGGGCCGGCGAAGATGTCGTCGGCCCGTATCCGTCTTGCCCTGCTTGCGCTCGCCCTCGGCGGCTTCGGCATCGGATCGACCGAGTTCGTCGCGATGGGTCTGCTGCCCAACATCGCGCACGACCTGCTGCCGCAGGTCTATGCGGCCTCGCCGACCGATGCGAACGCCCAGGCGGGCTGGATCATCTCGGCCTACGCGCTCGGGGTCGTCGTCGGCGCGCCGACCATCGCGGCGTTCGCCGCCCGCTGGCCGCGCAAGAAGCTGCTCCTGTGGCTGCTCGTCGCCTTCACCGTCGGCACCGTGGCGTCCGCGGTCGCGCCCACCTTCCAGCTGGTGATGCTCGCGCGCTTCGTCTCGGCGCTGCCGCACGGCGCCTACTTCGGGATCGCGTCGCTGGTCGCCGCATCCCTCATGGGCCCGGGGAAGCGGGGACGCGGGGTCGCGTTCGTGCTCTCCGGTCTGACGATCGCCAACGTCATCGGCGTTCCGACCATCACCTGGATCGGGCAGCACAACGGCTGGCGCATCGCCTACCTGGTGGTCGCTGCGATCTTCGCGCTCACCTTCGTCGCGGTCGCCTTCCTGGTGCCCTGGCAGTCGGGCGACGCCAAGGCCACGGTCAAGAACGAGTTGCGTGCGTTCACCCGGCTGCAGGTGTGGCTGGCCCTGCTGATCGGTGCGGTCGGCTTCGGCGGGTTCTTCGCCGTCTACACGTACATCGCGCCGATCTCGACCACGATCACCGGGCTCCCCGAGGGCGCCGTGCCGCTCGTCCTCATCCTCGCCGGGCTCGGCATGACCGTCGGCAACATCATCGGCGGCCGCGCGGCGGACCACAGCGTCCCGCGCAGCATGCTGCTGTTCTTCGCGATCCTGCTGGTGGGACTGGCGGCACTGTGGCTGACCGCCTCCACCCTCGTCGGACTGCTGGTGTCGGTGTTCGTCGTCTCGGGCGCCTGCTCGGCGCTGTCGCCGACCATCCAGACGCGGTTGATGGATGTGGCGCACGACAGCCAGTCGATCGCCGCGGCGCTCAACCATTCGGCCCTGAACATCGCGAACGCGGCCGGGGCGTTCTTCGGCGGGCTGACGATCGCCGCGGGCCTCGGTTACCTGTCGCCGGTGGTGGTCGGCGGTCTGCTGGCCATCGGCGGCATCCTGCTCGCGCTGATCTCGTTCGGCATCGACCGCTCCCGGGCCCGCCGCGGGGTGGACACCGGCGTGGTGCACGCCCAGCGCCCCGAGCCCGTCTCCGTAGACTGA
- a CDS encoding thiamine-binding protein gives MLVAFSVAPSGGEGADASVHDAVAAAVRVVRESGLPNHTDAMFTTIEGEWDEVFDVVRRATEAVGRFGTRVSLVLKADIRPGYSGELDGKVQRLEAALEQGD, from the coding sequence ATGCTGGTGGCATTCTCCGTAGCACCGAGCGGCGGCGAGGGAGCCGACGCATCCGTGCACGATGCGGTCGCGGCGGCGGTGCGCGTAGTGCGCGAGTCGGGGCTCCCGAACCACACCGACGCGATGTTCACGACCATCGAGGGGGAGTGGGATGAGGTCTTCGACGTCGTCCGCCGCGCCACCGAAGCGGTCGGCCGGTTCGGGACGCGCGTGTCGCTGGTCCTGAAGGCGGACATCCGCCCGGGGTACTCGGGCGAGCTCGACGGCAAGGTGCAGCGGCTCGAGGCCGCGCTGGAACAGGGCGACTGA
- a CDS encoding SDR family oxidoreductase, translating into MERRVVVTGASSGIGAATVRAFRAEGWDVVGVARREDRLRALAEETGAEVFAADLTKQDDVDALRDHLAATGGIHALVNNAGGAKGLDSVEKSSIDDWAWMYEINVLGTKRVISALLPLLRHGARETGHADILNLTSIAGLTAYAGGGGYNAAKFAEHALTEVLRLELNGEPIRVVEVAPGMVATEEFSLVRFGGDQARRDAVYEDVPEPLSAEDVAETIVHALSLPRHVDLDLIVVKPVAQAAPYRLHKGPLQVGD; encoded by the coding sequence ATGGAAAGACGCGTGGTCGTGACAGGAGCGAGTTCAGGAATCGGTGCGGCCACGGTGCGGGCCTTCCGAGCGGAAGGCTGGGACGTCGTGGGCGTCGCGCGGCGCGAGGACCGGCTCCGCGCGCTCGCCGAGGAGACCGGCGCCGAGGTGTTCGCGGCCGACCTGACGAAGCAGGACGATGTGGATGCGCTCCGCGACCACCTGGCGGCGACCGGCGGCATCCACGCCCTCGTCAACAACGCGGGCGGGGCGAAGGGGCTGGACTCGGTCGAGAAGTCGAGCATCGACGACTGGGCCTGGATGTACGAGATCAACGTCCTCGGCACCAAGCGGGTCATCTCGGCGCTGCTGCCGCTGCTCCGCCATGGCGCGCGCGAAACCGGCCACGCCGACATCCTGAACCTCACCTCGATCGCGGGCCTGACGGCGTACGCCGGCGGCGGCGGGTACAACGCGGCGAAGTTCGCCGAGCACGCCCTCACCGAGGTGCTGCGGCTGGAACTGAACGGCGAGCCTATCCGCGTGGTCGAGGTCGCTCCGGGGATGGTGGCGACGGAGGAGTTCTCGCTGGTCCGGTTCGGGGGCGACCAGGCCAGACGGGATGCGGTGTACGAGGATGTGCCGGAGCCGCTGTCGGCGGAGGACGTCGCCGAGACCATCGTCCACGCGCTGAGCCTTCCCCGGCACGTCGACCTCGACCTCATCGTGGTCAAACCCGTCGCCCAGGCAGCTCCCTACCGGCTGCACAAGGGCCCGCTGCAGGTCGGGGACTGA
- a CDS encoding ADP/ATP-dependent (S)-NAD(P)H-hydrate dehydratase, which yields MTEWQSWDERDAAAWIAVPQESSDKYSRGVLGVVTGSERYPGAAVLGVEGASRTGVGMIRYLGADRPAEEVVRRRPEVVTAPGRVQGWLIGSGMDAASRPADDAQRLRTALRDGTPLVIDAGALDLVGRASAPVVVTPHFRELATVLAAGADDDSDAVTADDIAADPAAWAVRAADSLRVTVLLKGHTTYVAAPGGPHYAVTAGPAWLATAGSGDVLGGVLGALVATHAREIDEDGHTALAALAATAAWVHGRAGERASGGGPIVALDIVGELPAVVRELVRAGA from the coding sequence ATGACCGAGTGGCAGAGCTGGGACGAGCGGGATGCGGCGGCATGGATCGCCGTGCCGCAGGAGTCGAGCGACAAGTACTCCCGGGGCGTCCTCGGGGTGGTGACGGGCTCGGAGCGGTACCCGGGAGCCGCGGTGCTCGGTGTGGAGGGCGCGTCGCGCACGGGAGTCGGCATGATCCGGTACCTCGGGGCCGACCGCCCGGCCGAGGAGGTCGTCCGCCGCCGTCCGGAGGTGGTCACGGCACCGGGCCGGGTGCAGGGCTGGCTGATCGGCTCGGGGATGGATGCGGCCTCCCGTCCCGCCGACGACGCGCAACGCCTGCGCACGGCGTTGCGCGACGGAACGCCCCTCGTCATCGACGCCGGAGCCCTCGATCTGGTGGGCCGGGCGTCCGCCCCGGTCGTCGTCACGCCGCACTTCCGCGAACTGGCGACCGTGCTGGCCGCGGGCGCCGACGACGACTCGGATGCCGTGACCGCCGACGACATCGCTGCGGACCCGGCGGCCTGGGCGGTGCGGGCCGCCGACAGCCTCCGGGTCACCGTACTGCTGAAGGGCCACACGACGTACGTCGCCGCCCCGGGCGGTCCGCACTACGCGGTGACCGCCGGTCCCGCCTGGCTCGCCACGGCGGGCAGCGGGGATGTGCTGGGCGGCGTGCTGGGCGCCCTCGTCGCCACCCACGCCCGCGAGATCGACGAGGACGGGCACACGGCGCTGGCGGCGCTCGCCGCCACCGCGGCATGGGTGCACGGCCGGGCCGGCGAGCGGGCCTCCGGCGGCGGTCCCATCGTCGCCCTGGACATCGTCGGCGAACTGCCCGCCGTGGTGCGGGAGCTGGTGCGCGCGGGCGCCTGA
- a CDS encoding potassium channel family protein — protein sequence MSDEDDAKRLRWERATAWPGIGASVLFLIAYSWNILDETKSATTTVILVVVLVAVWAFFVLDFVTRLVLARHKSDFVRHNLVDLLSVFVPMARPFRLLTGLRHLPGLQGNSGSHLRRRVIIIAASFIIMFIYVISLAEFQVERYAHGSNIRSFGDSVWWACVTMATVGYGDYYPVTVPGRVLAVVLMVGGVAIVGTASATIVNYLNERTRALRHDREEQEQRLLDHPALDHPADERGDGG from the coding sequence ATGAGCGACGAGGATGACGCCAAGCGTCTGCGGTGGGAGCGGGCGACCGCCTGGCCCGGCATCGGGGCGAGCGTTCTCTTCCTCATCGCGTACTCGTGGAACATCCTCGACGAGACCAAATCGGCGACGACCACCGTCATCCTGGTCGTGGTGCTGGTGGCGGTGTGGGCGTTCTTCGTCCTCGACTTCGTGACGCGGCTCGTCCTCGCCCGCCACAAGAGCGACTTCGTCCGGCACAACCTCGTCGACCTGCTGTCGGTGTTCGTCCCCATGGCGCGGCCCTTCCGGCTGCTGACCGGCCTACGGCACCTGCCCGGGCTCCAGGGCAACAGCGGGTCGCACCTGCGCCGGCGCGTGATCATCATCGCGGCGAGCTTCATCATCATGTTCATCTACGTGATCTCGCTCGCGGAGTTCCAGGTGGAGCGGTACGCGCACGGCTCGAACATCCGCTCGTTCGGCGACTCGGTGTGGTGGGCGTGCGTCACGATGGCGACCGTGGGCTACGGCGACTACTACCCGGTGACCGTGCCGGGCCGGGTGCTCGCCGTGGTGCTGATGGTCGGTGGCGTGGCGATCGTCGGAACCGCGAGCGCCACCATCGTCAACTACCTGAACGAGCGGACGCGCGCCCTGCGGCACGACCGCGAGGAGCAGGAGCAGCGGCTGCTCGACCACCCCGCGCTCGACCACCCCGCGGACGAGCGCGGCGACGGCGGCTGA
- a CDS encoding response regulator transcription factor, with product MSEEPPIRIAIVDDHKMLLGALTEWIRSAADDIRMVAAVASWPELLTHPEFPVDVVLLDLDLKDNIPISLKLSTLKTTGVATVLMSTYSEPAVVREALAAGAMGYLVKSEDAEMIVEAIRAARKGESFISAELDLALNAGEAGGAPKLSAQERRVMALYGAGEPVKAVAFQLGISDETAKSYLKRIREKYRVAGYDVGTKVALRKRAIQDGILLQND from the coding sequence ATGAGCGAGGAACCGCCGATTCGGATCGCGATCGTCGACGACCACAAGATGCTCCTCGGAGCACTGACCGAGTGGATCCGCAGCGCCGCTGACGACATCCGCATGGTCGCGGCCGTCGCCAGCTGGCCGGAACTGCTGACGCATCCCGAGTTCCCGGTCGACGTGGTCCTGCTCGACCTCGACCTCAAGGACAACATCCCGATCTCGCTGAAGCTGTCGACGCTGAAGACGACCGGTGTCGCGACGGTGCTGATGAGCACCTACTCCGAGCCGGCGGTCGTACGCGAGGCTCTCGCCGCGGGCGCCATGGGCTACCTCGTGAAGAGCGAGGATGCGGAGATGATCGTCGAGGCGATCCGCGCCGCCCGCAAGGGAGAGTCGTTCATCTCGGCCGAGCTCGACCTGGCGCTCAACGCCGGCGAGGCGGGCGGGGCGCCCAAGCTGAGCGCGCAGGAGCGTCGCGTCATGGCCCTGTACGGCGCGGGCGAGCCCGTGAAGGCGGTCGCCTTCCAGCTCGGCATCTCGGACGAGACCGCGAAGAGCTACCTCAAGCGCATCCGCGAGAAGTACCGCGTCGCCGGCTACGACGTCGGCACGAAGGTCGCGCTCCGCAAGCGCGCCATCCAGGACGGCATCCTCCTCCAGAACGACTGA
- a CDS encoding HAD family phosphatase — MAISIPRKVIVFDYGEVISVTPSEEDRAALTELAGGDARVFWPAYWRHRDALDQGTLSIQSYWRGIERELGESWGDATIHRLWLADFRSWLTIDHETLDVLLDLKEGGTRLALLSNAGRDFGSYFRHGALGDLFEKVFVSGELGTIKPSPEIFEHVMDELGVTPEQTVFVDNKEANVRGAEALGIAGHVFTSPKELRAYLEGLGS; from the coding sequence ATGGCGATCAGCATCCCCAGAAAGGTGATCGTGTTCGACTACGGCGAGGTCATCTCGGTGACCCCGTCCGAGGAGGACCGCGCGGCTCTGACAGAACTCGCAGGCGGGGATGCCCGCGTTTTCTGGCCGGCGTACTGGCGGCATCGGGATGCGCTCGACCAGGGCACGCTGAGCATCCAGTCCTACTGGCGGGGCATCGAGCGCGAGCTCGGCGAGAGCTGGGGCGATGCGACCATCCACCGGCTGTGGCTCGCCGATTTCCGCAGCTGGCTCACCATCGACCACGAGACGCTGGACGTCCTGCTCGACCTCAAGGAAGGCGGGACGCGCCTGGCGCTGCTCTCGAATGCGGGCCGCGACTTCGGCTCCTACTTCCGGCACGGCGCGCTCGGCGACCTCTTCGAGAAAGTCTTCGTCAGCGGCGAGCTGGGCACCATCAAGCCCAGCCCCGAGATCTTCGAGCACGTTATGGACGAGCTCGGCGTCACCCCCGAGCAGACGGTCTTCGTCGACAACAAGGAGGCGAACGTCCGCGGCGCCGAGGCGCTCGGCATCGCCGGCCACGTCTTCACGAGTCCGAAGGAGCTCCGGGCATATCTGGAAGGTCTCGGGTCTTAG
- a CDS encoding ATP-binding protein, producing the protein MSRIQKERDRLLAATARTVGLTATVTAFLCLSVPGSLPLPLYLASVVLIVCLGYAQWQLAGLLRLTLWMWVIVVAGVALILIHMLPGTALGPSAISAVGVIGAASVACVCVLAVTTRARVILLVAWAAATVTALGVTLGMTGSRMIEPLVFTMTGWIALTATGVWLSRTVPRTLKRISTMSRAYRVERQASETEARRRQSARLLHDTVLATLTLLAHSGVGVSHGALREQAAEDAALLRQLRLGFTPDPARSGDYKLKPVEESTLGNTLESVKQRFRRMGLEVNWHGAGQVLLPSDVLDAFLLALGECLENVRRHSGVNEAHVTITDDEANVRAMVTDAGKGFDVATIDTGRLGFTESIVARLRDVGGNARLFSSPGSGTTVVLEVPK; encoded by the coding sequence ATGTCGCGCATCCAGAAGGAGCGTGATCGGCTGCTCGCCGCTACGGCCCGCACCGTCGGTCTGACGGCCACCGTCACGGCGTTCCTCTGCCTGAGCGTCCCGGGCTCGCTGCCGCTCCCGCTGTACCTGGCCTCCGTGGTGCTGATCGTGTGCCTCGGCTACGCGCAGTGGCAGCTCGCCGGCCTGCTCCGGCTCACGCTCTGGATGTGGGTCATCGTGGTCGCGGGCGTCGCGCTCATCCTCATCCACATGCTGCCCGGCACGGCCCTCGGACCGTCGGCGATCAGTGCCGTCGGCGTCATCGGCGCCGCATCCGTGGCGTGTGTCTGCGTGCTCGCGGTGACCACGCGCGCCCGCGTGATCCTGCTGGTCGCGTGGGCCGCCGCCACCGTCACCGCGCTCGGCGTGACGCTCGGGATGACCGGCTCGCGGATGATCGAGCCGCTCGTCTTCACCATGACCGGCTGGATCGCCCTCACCGCGACCGGGGTGTGGCTGTCCCGGACGGTCCCCCGCACTCTGAAGCGCATTTCGACGATGAGCCGCGCCTACCGCGTCGAGCGCCAGGCCAGCGAGACGGAGGCGCGCCGCCGGCAGAGCGCTCGACTGCTCCACGACACGGTCCTTGCGACGCTGACGCTGCTCGCCCACTCCGGTGTCGGCGTCAGCCACGGAGCGCTGCGCGAGCAGGCGGCCGAGGATGCGGCCCTGCTGCGGCAGCTCCGCCTCGGCTTCACCCCGGACCCTGCACGGTCCGGCGACTACAAGCTGAAGCCCGTGGAGGAGTCCACCCTGGGCAACACCCTCGAATCGGTCAAGCAGCGCTTCCGCCGCATGGGGCTGGAGGTCAACTGGCACGGCGCCGGCCAGGTGCTGCTGCCGAGCGATGTGCTGGACGCCTTCCTGCTCGCCCTGGGCGAGTGCCTCGAGAACGTCCGCCGTCACTCCGGCGTGAACGAGGCCCACGTCACGATCACCGACGATGAGGCGAACGTGCGGGCGATGGTGACGGATGCGGGGAAGGGCTTCGACGTGGCGACGATCGACACCGGAAGGCTCGGGTTCACCGAGTCGATCGTGGCCAGACTCCGCGACGTCGGCGGCAACGCCCGCCTGTTCTCCTCGCCCGGCAGCGGGACGACCGTGGTGCTGGAGGTCCCGAAGTGA
- a CDS encoding homoserine O-acetyltransferase, translating to MEWQTTADTAPSSFITDAQARTLLGKPPASGAWKESDAPGGRLFAGIGAFGFESGESLPFVRVAYETWGELSPERDNAVLVLHALTGDSHAIGPAGPGHRTPGWWEGIVGPGKAIDTDRWFVVAPNMLGGCQGTTGPASLAPDGAEWGARFPFTTIRDQVNAQAALADTIGIERWAGVVGGSMGGMQALEWAIMFPDRVERLAVIAAPPHSTADQIALNSVQIEAVRTDPLFRGGQYYDAGDGNGPHRGLALARRMALLNYRSPSELNVRFERAWQSEISPLGGGGRFAVESYLDFHGNKFTRRFDANSYITLVEAMNSHDVGRGRGGLAAALSRVSARTLVVGIDSDRLFPVEGQELIAYHVPHTLDGRVPVVIRSDFGHDGFLIEDDAVSAQLRRLLAD from the coding sequence ATGGAGTGGCAGACAACCGCCGACACGGCGCCGTCGAGTTTCATCACCGACGCCCAGGCGCGGACGCTGCTCGGCAAGCCGCCGGCGAGCGGCGCCTGGAAGGAGTCCGACGCACCGGGAGGCCGGCTCTTCGCGGGGATCGGCGCGTTCGGTTTCGAGAGCGGCGAGAGCCTCCCGTTCGTCCGGGTGGCGTACGAGACCTGGGGCGAGCTGTCCCCCGAGCGCGACAACGCGGTCCTCGTGCTCCACGCCCTGACCGGCGACTCGCACGCGATCGGCCCGGCGGGCCCCGGCCACCGCACTCCCGGCTGGTGGGAGGGCATCGTCGGCCCGGGGAAGGCGATCGACACCGACCGCTGGTTCGTCGTGGCGCCCAACATGCTCGGCGGCTGCCAAGGGACCACCGGCCCCGCCTCCCTCGCCCCCGACGGGGCCGAGTGGGGCGCGCGCTTCCCGTTCACCACCATCCGCGACCAGGTGAACGCCCAGGCCGCCCTCGCCGACACCATCGGCATCGAGCGCTGGGCGGGCGTCGTCGGCGGTTCCATGGGCGGGATGCAGGCACTGGAGTGGGCGATCATGTTCCCGGACCGCGTCGAACGGCTCGCCGTGATCGCCGCTCCCCCGCACTCGACGGCCGACCAGATCGCCCTCAACTCGGTGCAGATCGAGGCCGTGCGCACCGACCCGCTGTTCCGCGGCGGCCAGTATTACGACGCGGGCGACGGCAACGGGCCGCATCGGGGTCTCGCGCTCGCCCGCCGCATGGCGCTGCTCAACTACCGGAGCCCGTCGGAGCTCAACGTGCGGTTCGAGCGCGCCTGGCAGAGCGAGATCAGCCCGCTGGGCGGAGGCGGGCGCTTCGCCGTCGAGTCGTACCTCGACTTCCACGGCAACAAGTTCACCCGCCGCTTCGACGCCAACAGCTACATCACACTGGTGGAGGCGATGAACTCGCACGACGTCGGCCGTGGCCGCGGCGGACTCGCGGCAGCGCTGTCGCGGGTCAGCGCCCGGACCCTGGTGGTCGGCATCGACAGCGACCGCCTGTTCCCCGTCGAAGGACAAGAGCTCATCGCCTACCATGTTCCGCACACGCTGGACGGTAGAGTTCCAGTGGTGATCCGCTCGGACTTCGGCCACGACGGATTCCTGATCGAGGACGACGCCGTCAGCGCACAGCTGCGGCGACTGCTCGCCGACTGA
- a CDS encoding nucleotidyltransferase domain-containing protein has protein sequence MNAQLPPAVADALTQFLLEQRRVAPGLVSRAVVTGSAAAGDWHPGVSDIDVVFVVTRDPVDDLPALAELHASSEPHIDGVYLTESELARGPDIVQTAPQVVEGVLVSALAGAQLSWITWRELESGVQGVVDGGDVIWTPVADRHPGSPQGVVAFSRNNLVDYWQRIGESLEKELSERQDDAPLRPETVRWVALGPIRLVATIDTGEVLTKTAAADYAAERWPEHAELLRRAVRDRAGERQTFTVRDGRQALELLRACVAVADD, from the coding sequence ATGAACGCGCAGCTGCCTCCCGCCGTCGCCGATGCTCTCACGCAGTTCCTCCTGGAACAACGACGCGTCGCCCCGGGCCTGGTGAGCCGCGCGGTCGTCACCGGATCGGCAGCCGCCGGGGACTGGCATCCCGGCGTCAGCGACATCGACGTCGTCTTCGTGGTCACGCGCGATCCCGTCGACGACCTCCCCGCGCTCGCGGAGCTGCACGCCTCCTCCGAGCCGCACATCGACGGCGTCTACCTGACCGAGTCGGAACTCGCCCGGGGGCCGGACATCGTGCAGACGGCGCCCCAGGTGGTGGAGGGCGTCCTCGTCTCCGCACTGGCAGGCGCGCAGCTCAGCTGGATCACCTGGCGCGAACTCGAGTCCGGCGTCCAGGGCGTCGTCGACGGCGGCGACGTGATCTGGACGCCGGTGGCCGACCGGCACCCCGGCAGTCCGCAGGGCGTCGTCGCGTTCTCGCGGAACAATCTGGTCGACTACTGGCAGCGCATCGGCGAGAGCCTCGAGAAGGAGCTCTCCGAGCGGCAGGATGACGCGCCGCTGCGGCCGGAGACGGTCCGCTGGGTCGCCCTGGGCCCCATCCGGCTGGTCGCCACGATCGACACCGGCGAAGTGCTGACCAAGACGGCGGCCGCGGACTATGCGGCCGAGCGCTGGCCGGAGCACGCCGAGCTGCTGCGGCGGGCCGTGCGCGATCGCGCGGGAGAACGCCAGACGTTCACCGTGCGCGACGGTAGGCAAGCGCTGGAGCTGCTGCGCGCCTGCGTCGCGGTCGCCGACGACTGA
- a CDS encoding bifunctional o-acetylhomoserine/o-acetylserine sulfhydrylase has protein sequence MTDAADWQFETKQIHSGAAPDPVTNARATPIYQTTSYVFNNAQHAKNLFALAEFGNIYTRIQNPTQAVVEERVAALEGGTGALLVASGQAAETFAVLNIAQAGDHIVSSSSIYGGTYNLFKYTLAKLGIETTFVENQDDADEWRRAVRPNTKLFFAETIGNPKINILDIALVADVAHEAGVPLIVDNTIATPYLIRPFEHGADIVVHSATKFLGGHGTVIGGIIVDGGTYEWSKNVEKFPGLTEPDPSYHGASYTAAVGDGLAYIIKARVQLLRDLGAAIAPASAWQLIQGIETLSLRVERHTQNAQEIAEFLEAHPDVATVNYSGLPTSPWYAAANRYAPKGVGAVLSFELKGGVDAGAALVDNLSLFSHLANIGDVRSLVIHPASTTHSQLTPEQQLTAGVTPGLVRLSVGLENVDDLKADLTAGLAAARSVVEAARA, from the coding sequence ATGACCGATGCCGCCGACTGGCAGTTCGAGACCAAGCAGATCCACTCAGGAGCTGCCCCGGACCCGGTGACCAACGCCCGGGCCACGCCGATCTACCAGACCACCTCGTACGTCTTCAACAACGCCCAGCACGCGAAGAACCTGTTCGCGCTGGCCGAGTTCGGGAACATCTACACCCGCATCCAGAACCCGACGCAGGCCGTCGTCGAGGAGCGCGTCGCCGCGCTCGAAGGCGGCACGGGCGCGCTGCTCGTCGCCTCCGGCCAGGCCGCCGAGACCTTCGCGGTGCTGAACATCGCCCAGGCCGGCGACCACATCGTCTCCTCCAGCTCGATCTACGGCGGCACGTACAACCTGTTCAAGTACACGCTGGCGAAGCTCGGCATCGAGACGACGTTCGTCGAGAACCAGGACGACGCCGACGAGTGGCGTCGCGCGGTCCGCCCGAACACCAAGCTGTTCTTCGCGGAGACCATCGGCAACCCGAAGATCAACATCCTCGACATCGCCCTCGTCGCCGACGTGGCGCACGAGGCGGGCGTCCCGCTGATCGTCGACAACACGATCGCCACCCCGTACCTGATCCGTCCGTTCGAGCACGGCGCCGACATCGTCGTGCACTCCGCGACGAAGTTCCTCGGCGGCCACGGCACGGTCATCGGCGGCATCATCGTCGACGGCGGCACGTACGAGTGGTCGAAGAACGTCGAGAAGTTCCCGGGCCTGACCGAGCCGGACCCGTCGTACCACGGCGCGAGCTACACGGCCGCGGTCGGCGACGGACTCGCCTACATCATCAAGGCGCGCGTCCAGCTGCTCCGCGACCTCGGCGCGGCCATCGCCCCGGCGAGCGCCTGGCAGCTCATCCAGGGCATCGAGACCCTCTCGCTGCGCGTCGAGCGCCACACGCAGAACGCGCAGGAGATCGCCGAGTTCCTGGAGGCGCACCCCGATGTCGCGACGGTGAACTACTCCGGCCTGCCGACGAGCCCGTGGTACGCGGCCGCCAACCGGTACGCCCCGAAGGGTGTCGGCGCCGTCCTGTCGTTCGAGCTCAAGGGCGGTGTGGATGCGGGCGCCGCCCTCGTCGACAACCTCTCGCTGTTCAGCCACCTGGCCAACATCGGCGACGTGCGCAGCCTGGTCATCCACCCGGCGTCCACCACCCACTCGCAGCTGACCCCGGAGCAGCAGCTCACCGCGGGTGTCACCCCGGGCCTGGTGCGCCTCTCGGTCGGCCTCGAGAACGTCGACGACCTGAAGGCCGACCTCACCGCAGGCCTGGCCGCCGCCCGCTCGGTCGTGGAGGCCGCCCGCGCCTAG